In the Parashewanella tropica genome, AACTTTACTGAAGCTCAAATCAAAGTGCCATTTGCCATCATTGCTCCAGATCTTAAACCGCAGGGATTTCAAAATTATGTAAATGCATATAGCTCCCATGAAGACGTAGTGCCAACCTTGTTAACCCATTACTTAGGTGTTAAAAATCCAACCTCCGACTATTCAACTGGCATTGATCTTTTTGCGCCAGTCAAACAAAGGGATTGGTTTATCGCATCAAGCTATAACAAACTTGCGATCATTGATAAGCATAATATTTTTGCAGGCTCACTGGGTGGTATGTTTGACTGTTTGGATAAACACAATCGTCACGTAGATAAAGATATTCCAACTAAAACCCTTAAGAGTGCTTTAGAGGAAATGAGTCGATTCCTAAAGTAACCTCAGCTCTGTATAACAAAATCCATAACATTATTATTTACAATACAAACATTAATTTTTTATCTACAGTGCTGCTAATTTTGTGTAGTTCAAGGCAGAACAGTTCGTAATAGCTAGTCTATTTCGAGCTGTTCTAACACAGAAATACGCATAAGTAGCTGTGCTGTAGAGGGTGGCTTATGCAGAGCTGAGGTTAAAGCAACTTAACTGAGACTTACCAAGAAAAAGGCTTTGCTTGACCGATAAGCAAAGCCTTTTCATTATCTGCTATCCGTTTTAAAACCTATTTTTATAGAATGCCGCAATTGTGCTTACCTGATAAAAAATACATCGCCTCTTTAGATGTTGATGCTCAAAACGCCTTTACTTCTTTGTGCCCAGATGAATTGCCTGTTCCTGATGGAAATTTGATTGCTGAGGAACTCAACCGTCAAGCGTGCTTTGCTCATATTCGAGTGGGCTCTAAAGACGCTCATCCACTTAATGGGTTGTGGGAAGTCAGTTCAGAGCATCCTATGCTGTCTCCAGTCGATGCAAAAAATGTTGATGTTCACTGGCCTCGTCATGCCATTGCGGGGACTTTCGGAAGTCAACTTATCGAAGGATTGCCTAAACCTGAGCAGTATGACTATTTTGTATGGAAAGGTGTCGAGCCAGATTTACACCCGTATGGCTGCTGTTTTCATGATCTTGAAGAAAAGCTGACTACAGGAGTCATTGAATTTTTACAGGCTAAAGAGATCACGACCGTCATTGTCGGAGGATTAGCATTAGAGCATTGTGTACGAGCAACTGTGATGCAATTATCGAATGCAGGCTTTGAGGTAGTGGTGAATTTGGCTGCTACCAGAGGGTTAGATCCCGAATCTATTAATCAAGCCTTGAAACAAATGCAAGGGCAGGGTATCAAGATTATCAATAGCTGTGAGCAATTAGTGGTAAGTACAAAGTGACCCCAATCATTACGAGTTTATTGGATACGGATTTTTATAAATTCACCATGCAACAAGCGATATTCCATCACTATCCGAACACTCTAATCGAAGCTAGATTTCATTGTCGTTCAGATGTGGATTTATCGTGGTTACAGACTGAAGTGAGAGATCAAGTTGAGCATTTATCAGAGTTAACACTGACCAAAGATGAGATTCAGTGGTTAAAATCTCTCGGTGTATTTCAGTTGGATTACCTTGAGTGGCTCAAAGAATTTCGCTTAAACCCCAAACAAGTTGTCGTAAGCGTTTCTGATGGTCAGTTAAGTATCAGGGTAAAAGGCCCTTGGCTTGAAACCACCTTATTTGAAATTTATATACTGACCATTATTAGCGAACTCTATAGCCAGAAAGCACAACCAAAGGCTTCTATTGAGCAAGGGAGTCTACGGTTGCACTTGAAGTTAGAACAATTGAAAAACCAACAGCATTTAGGGTTTCAATTTAGTGATTTTGGTACTCGCCGTCGTTACAGTAAAGCGTGGCACAAACAATTACTGGAAATCATTAAACAACAAACTTCAGAGTCATTAGCTGGAACCAGTAATATGTGGTTGGCTAAAGAGTTAAAC is a window encoding:
- a CDS encoding isochorismatase family protein; its protein translation is MPQLCLPDKKYIASLDVDAQNAFTSLCPDELPVPDGNLIAEELNRQACFAHIRVGSKDAHPLNGLWEVSSEHPMLSPVDAKNVDVHWPRHAIAGTFGSQLIEGLPKPEQYDYFVWKGVEPDLHPYGCCFHDLEEKLTTGVIEFLQAKEITTVIVGGLALEHCVRATVMQLSNAGFEVVVNLAATRGLDPESINQALKQMQGQGIKIINSCEQLVVSTK
- the pncB gene encoding nicotinate phosphoribosyltransferase, which gives rise to MTPIITSLLDTDFYKFTMQQAIFHHYPNTLIEARFHCRSDVDLSWLQTEVRDQVEHLSELTLTKDEIQWLKSLGVFQLDYLEWLKEFRLNPKQVVVSVSDGQLSIRVKGPWLETTLFEIYILTIISELYSQKAQPKASIEQGSLRLHLKLEQLKNQQHLGFQFSDFGTRRRYSKAWHKQLLEIIKQQTSESLAGTSNMWLAKELNLNVTGTMGHEWLQAHQALVKDLSQSQKQALRVWLHEYPNKLSIALTDTIGMKAFLRDFDGQLSDTYQGLRQDSGDPIWWGELALSHYQSQGIDAKSKTFVFSDSLNFEKALNIHQQFKARVNTQFGIGTWLTNDVGGQPLNMVLKLVSCNGKPVAKISDAQGKTMSIDSHFLQSLKLAFGVS